The DNA window GGCCCATGTCGAGGATCGGGTCGATCGCGAGCAGCAGGCCCACGCCCTCCAGCGGGAGGCCCAGGGTGGACAGGGTCAGCGTGAGCATGACGGTCGCGCCGGTCATGCCGGCGGTCGCGGCCGAGCCGAGCACGGAGACCAGCACGATGAGCAGGTAGTCGGTGACGCCCAGCGGGACCCCGTAGAAGTTCGCGACGAAGATCGCGGCGAGCGCGGGGTAGATCGCGGCGCAGCCGTCCATCTTGGTGGTCGCGCCCAGCGGGATCGCGAAGGAGGCGTAGTGGCGCGGGACGCCCATGCGCTCGGTGACCGTCTGGGTCATCGGCATGGTGCCCAGCGAGCTGCGGGAGACGAAGCCCAGCGAGGTCGCGGGCCACACCCCGCGGAAGAAGGAGCCGATGGAGAGCCCGTTGAGCTTCAGCAGCACCGGGTAGACCACGAGCAGCACGATCAGCATGCCCGCGTAGACGTCGAGGGTGAACACGCCGAGCTGGCCGATCGCCTCCCAGCCGTAGCTCGCCACGGCGTTGCCGAGCAGGCCGACGGTGCCGATCGGGGCGAGTCGGATGACCCACCAGAGCAGCTTCTGCACGATCGCGAGCGCGGAGCCGGTGACCTTGAGGAAGGGCTCGGCCTTGTCCCCGACCTTGAGCACGGCGATGCCCACGGCGATGGAGATGACGAGGATCTGCAGGGCGTTGAAGCCCAGGGTGACGGAGCCGTCGTCACCGGCGGTGCCGGTGATGCCCAGGAAGTTCGAGGGGACCAGGCCGGTGAGGAAGTCGAGCCATCCGCCCTGGGTGCTCGAGGCGGCCTCGGTGGAGCGGTCCACGCCGGATCCGCTGCCGGGGTTGGTCAGGGCGCCGAGGGCGATGCCGATGGAGACGGCGATCAGCGAGGTGATCGCGAACCACAGCAGGGTCTTCCAGGCCAGTCGGGCGGCGTTGGTGACGTTGCGGAGATTCGCGATGGAGGTGACGATCGCGAGGAAGATGAGCGGCGGGACCAGCGCCTTCAGCAGCGTCACGAAGATGGTGCCGATGGTGTCCAGCACGGTGGTCAGCCAGTTCGCGCCGTCCTCGCCGGAGCCGGGACCCATCTGGGCGGCGACCAGGCCGAGGATGATGCCGAGGGCGAGTCCGATCAGGACCTGCCAGCCGAAGGGGATGCGGAGGATCGCGCCGAGCGGGTTGCGCCGACGCGTCTCCGTCGAGGGGGCGGGGGTGGTGGATGTGCTCACAGGCGTCGACGCTACGCCCGGCATCGTCGCCGTTTCAACCAAACTCCTATGCGGTCACATTAGGAGCGCTAGGGAGATCAGCGGTCCTGCCAGGTGCGGGCTTGCGCGGGCGACCTGCGAGGCGTCCGGCGCGGCATCCTCCGTTCGGCCGATCCGAGGAGCACCGGATCTCGACGAGAGGAGGATGGCTCCGCCATCGCGTCCTGGGACAGTGGAGGCATGCCCCGCAGCGCCCTCGATGATCTCGACTCCGCCACCGCTCCCGAGACGAGCGACGGAGGGGGCCAGGAGACGTCCGACGGGGCCGGTGCCGACGACGGGGAGGAGCGCTCCTTCGGCGAGCAGCGGTCGACCCGATTCGCCGCCGACGTCGAGTACCGCGGTCGGGCCGGCGCGCACGACTACGTCGTCCGCGTGCGCCATCGGCTGCTGGACACGACCTTCACTCTCGTCGTCGACGGGGTCGAGCACGACCCGAAAGCCGAGGAGGCGGCGCGGAAAGGATCGCCGGAGCCGGAGCCGGAGCCGGAGCCGGAGCCGAAGTCAGGGTCGGAGCCGGGGCCGGATGCTGGGGAGTCTGCGGGCGCCGCTGCGGAGGAACGGCCGGAGGACTCTGGGACCGAGGACGAGGGAGACGCTGACGGTGGGGGAGCCGCCGTCGATGCCGCGGGTCCCCTGCAGTTCGGTCTCGAGGACGGCTTCTCGACGCTCACGTGCACGGTGCGCCGTCGTCGTCAGAGCGGTGAGATCAAGGACTGCGAGGTGATCACGATCCGCACCGCCGGACTCGGCGGAGCGGGCGAGGTCGAGGTGCGCCATGGCTTCCGGACCACTGTGCTCCTCCCGGCCGACGGGTCCCCGTCGGCCGTGCGCGACGAGAAGCGCACGACGCATCCGACCCGCTTCGCGCTGGTGGCCGCGCTGACCAAGGGGGCGAAGTTCCTCATCCCGCTGCTGGGTCTCGGCACTCTGCTCAGCGGACTGCTCGATCCGGTCGCGCGGTGGATCGAGAGCCTCGTCCGCCCGGTCATCGACGCGGTCGCGCAGGCCACTCAGCCGATCAGGGACTGGGTCGAGGCGTTCACGCGGCCGGTGCGGGAGTTCATCGACGCGCTGCTGACACCGATCCGGGAGCTGATCGCCGAGATCCTGCGCCCCGTCGGCGACGCCGTGCGCTGGCTGCTGGGCCTGGTGCCGGACTTCTCCCTGCCCTTCGATGTCCCCGACTGGCTCCTGGACGTCCTGGTGCCGGTGCTCGTGGTGGTGATCATCTTCGTGGCGACCTACTCCGGCCTGAAGAATCGTCGCGAGAAGCTCACCGAGGCCGCGAGTGCC is part of the Brachybacterium ginsengisoli genome and encodes:
- a CDS encoding dicarboxylate/amino acid:cation symporter, producing the protein MSTSTTPAPSTETRRRNPLGAILRIPFGWQVLIGLALGIILGLVAAQMGPGSGEDGANWLTTVLDTIGTIFVTLLKALVPPLIFLAIVTSIANLRNVTNAARLAWKTLLWFAITSLIAVSIGIALGALTNPGSGSGVDRSTEAASSTQGGWLDFLTGLVPSNFLGITGTAGDDGSVTLGFNALQILVISIAVGIAVLKVGDKAEPFLKVTGSALAIVQKLLWWVIRLAPIGTVGLLGNAVASYGWEAIGQLGVFTLDVYAGMLIVLLVVYPVLLKLNGLSIGSFFRGVWPATSLGFVSRSSLGTMPMTQTVTERMGVPRHYASFAIPLGATTKMDGCAAIYPALAAIFVANFYGVPLGVTDYLLIVLVSVLGSAATAGMTGATVMLTLTLSTLGLPLEGVGLLLAIDPILDMGRTALNVTGQSLVGVIVAKREKILDQAAYDAAARTSFSAIQAEESAQAEADAAEADAATDGADGPREKQSATA